Proteins encoded together in one Lathyrus oleraceus cultivar Zhongwan6 chromosome 5, CAAS_Psat_ZW6_1.0, whole genome shotgun sequence window:
- the LOC127079072 gene encoding uncharacterized protein LOC127079072 produces MADENESVISESSKKRGFLSNEDRKAICQILLCSSDANGNLIGTGVVERVAASYNVHRSVIYRIWKQLKDTGNVCHNRTQNCGRKRVQLDLELMRQVPLSKRSTYRSLACALNIPKTSLVRLHKVGVIRRHTNTLKPYLKEDNMIARLRFCLSMIDKNSLPHDPKFISMHNIVFIDEKWFYITRNKVTNYLHVDEEEPHRTCKSKNFISKVMFLCAVTRPRFDNEENETYSGKIGIFPFVYEQPARRSSVNRVAGTIETKPIASVTREVNKAYLINKVLPAIENMWPREDVGKKIFIQQDNARSHISKDDPDFCCAASESEFDIQLTCQPPNSPDLNVLDLGFFNAIQSLQQKEPVKSIDELVGAVQKAFDEFSTVQSNKIFSTLQSCMIEIMKINGSNKYKIPHMKKDMLYKQGGIPVQMSCDSSLVQEVTEYLQNYDS; encoded by the exons ATGGCAGATGAAAATG AGTCGGTGATAAGTGAAAGTTCTAAAAAACGGGGTTTCCTGAGTAACGAAGATAGAAAGGCTATATGTCAAATATTGCTTTGCTCTAGTGATGCTAATGGAAATCTAATTGGAACTGGAGTAGTAGAACGGGTAGCGGCATCATACAATGTTCATAGAAGTGTTATTTATCGCATATGGAAACAATTAAAGGACACAGGTAATGTTTGTCATAATAGAACACAAAATTGTGGAAGGAAACGAGTTCAATTAGATTTGGAGTTAATGCGTCAAGTTCCATTATCAAAACGGTCAACCTATCGATCTCTCGCTTGTGCTCTAAATATTCCTAAGACATCATTGGTAAGGTTGCATAAGGTCGGAGTGATACGACGGCATACAAACACACTTAAGCCTTATTTAAAAGAGGATAACATGATTGCTCGTTTAAGGTTTTGTTTGTCGATGATTGACAAAAATAGCTTACCTCATGATCCGAAGTTTATTTCTATGCATAATATTGTGTTCATCGATGAGAAGTGGTTTTATATTACCAGGAATAAAGTTACTAATTACTTGCATGTGGATGAAGAAGAGCCACATAGAACCTGTAAAAGCAAAAATTTTATAAGTAAAGTTATGTTCTTATGTGCAGTAACTAGACCAAGGTTTGACAATGAAGAAAATGAGACATACTCTGGAAAAATTGGTATATTTCCTTTTGTGTATGAACAACCCGCAAGAAGGAGTAGTGTCAACAGAGTTGCGGGGACAATAGAAACAAAGCCTATAGCTTCTGTTACAAGAGAGGTGAACAAAGCATACTTGATCAATAAAGTTCTACCTGCCATTGAGAACATGTGGCCAAGAGAAGATGTAGGGAAGAAAATCTTTATTCAGCAAGATAATGCAAGGTCACATATTAGTAAAGATGATCCGGATTTTTGTTGTGCGGCAAGTGAAAGTGAGTTTGATATTCAATTGACATGTCAACCCCCTAATTCACCAGATTTGAATGTCTTAGACTTAGGCTTTTTCAATGCCATTCAATCTTTACAGCAAAAGGAACCGGTAAAGTCAATTGATGAGCTTGTTGGTGCAGTTCAAAAAGCATTTGATGAGTTTTCTACTGTGCAATCCAACAAAATTTTTAGCACTCTTCAATCATGCATGATTGAAATAATGAAGATAAATGGATCTAACAAGTATAAAATTCCCCATATGAAGAAAGACATGCTATATAAACAAGGTGGCATACCGGTTCAAATGAGTTGTGATTCTTCACTGGTACAAGAAGTCACTGAATATCTTCAAAATTATGATTCTTAA